From a single Lolium rigidum isolate FL_2022 chromosome 7, APGP_CSIRO_Lrig_0.1, whole genome shotgun sequence genomic region:
- the LOC124672885 gene encoding antifungal protein ginkbilobin-like protein: MHRCCSQSHSASTNNQLLIAVALLLLLSTPLAASGAPNSTPLSVRCNGAVYGVRDPFAESLAYVLADLLAATPSSRARDAYSISPYPNAFAYGHAKCGGAVTSCLGSAVGRMNTTCHRAVGARAVLVDCRVRYEQYAFVD, translated from the exons ATGCATAGATGCTGTTCACAATCACATAGCGCGAGCACCAACAACCAGCTCCTCATCGCCGtcgcgctgctgctcctcctctcgACCCCGCTGGCCGCCAGTGGCGCGCCCAACTCGACGCCGCTGTCCGTGCGGTGCAACGGCGCGGTGTACGGCGTCCGGGACCCCTTCGCGGAGAGTCTCGCCTACGTGCTCGCCGACCTGCTGGCCGCCACGCCGTCGTCCCGCGCCCGCGACGCCTACAGCATCTCCCCGTACCCGAACGCGTTCGCCTACGGCCACGCCAAGTGCGGCGGCGCCG tgacgaGCTGCCTCGGCTCCGCCGTGGGTCGGATGAACACGACCTGCCACCGCGCCGTCGGCGCGAGGGCGGTGCTCGTGGACTGCCGCGTGCGGTACGAGCAGTACGCGTTTGTGGATTAG